TCTATTCTACAAGTCATGTAGGAAAAACACGGAAAAAAGCTGCAAAATGGGAATTGCTTAGTGTCAATACAGGTATTACCATCATTGTAATTGCCTTACTATCTGCAATACTGTACTTTACTTTTTTTTCCAACGATGCAGCCCCCCCGCTCAGTTTAGGAGGTTTGACTGCTGTTGCAACTATCACCGAAATTAATGCGAACAAAGAACACTTATTGAAGACTGAAGATGGGAAAACAAAATCACTTAGAGGGAATATTCGATACAAATTCAAGGTCTTAGATGAATGGTATTATGGTGATGCTTACCTCTACAAAAAAATGGACTTTTATTATCTTGCCAAAACAGGATTGCCTATTCAAACTGGTGATGAATTTATGGTTCTGTATAGCGAAAATAATCCCAACAACAACCACATATTATTCGACCATCCGAGTGAACAAAAATTGGCACAATACCAGCTCATGGCAAGAGAGTCATGCCTAAAAAACCTACCTCCCAATATTCCTACTGACAAGGAATTGACTTATTGTGAATGTCTAAAAGCGTATCTTTTCCAACAATATGATTTGAAGGGATTGGCAAATATGATTCACCAAACAAAGAGTAAGACAGCCTTTGAAGACTTTAATGAGAAAACCTACCAAAAATTTATGAATGAAAGCCGTCAGCAAGAAATACAGAAAAACTGTTTAGACCAGTTGTTTTGACCTGTTTTGAATACCGATATTCAACTCAAAACCAATAATCAACATCAAGGCAATTCCATAATAACATACCATAAGTACAATCAAAGCACCTAATGATCCATACAATTTGTCAAACTCACCAAAAGTATTGACGAAATAGCCAAAAATTTTCAGGAAAAGAAGAGAGCAGAAGGTCGCCAATATAGTCCCAGGACTTACATATCCCCATTTGCTATTTTCTACCACAGGAGCAAGTCGGTAAATAAGGGCAATCACGTTGTAAACAAGCAGGAAAGCTGTGATAATTTGAAGTAAGCTCAATCCTATTACTGCAAAACTACTTTCAGCGTGTAGAGAGTTAATGAGCAGGTTGATGAGGTATTGTCCTACCAAAATGGCAACTACAGAGATAATGGTCACTAAAAAAATGAGCAGCGTAACATTAATAGAAACCAATACTCTACGAAGAAAACTGCGGTTGTAAAAAGCCGTATCTTGGCGGCCACTCAATGCCAACATCAAAGACCGAACACCATTGGACGCAAAATACAAGGTAAGCAAAACACTCAATGATAGTAAACCGCCTGATCCTGAGGAAGTACCAATAAGTTCCCCAATTGTATATCTCGCCATTTCTTGGGCATTGAGAGGAAGTAAATACATCACGAAATCCAAAAGGGTAGTGCTGAAATCTTGAATGGGAATATAGGCAATGATGGAAAAAAACAACAATAAGGTAGGAAAACTGGCCAAAAGAATATTGAAAGCAGCGGCAGATGCTCTATTGTGAATAGAATCTCGCCCTACTTCTCGCCAAATGAATTCCAATACATTGTAAATTGGAACTCCATTGAAGCCAGGTAAGCTAAGTTTTTTGAGTTGCGATAATTTATTCTTAATCATTCAATTATCAAACACAAGTTAAAGTGTTTTTTAGGGCAGTGAATAAAAAAAAGATACAGAAAATTGAGCAAGCTCTCATCATCTGTATCTCATAAATTTCAGTTTTATGTTTTGTTTATTTTAGTTGACTGCTGCGACCGTTCATCCAGTTTTTCAAAAAACTCATGCCCATTCCAGCTACATCATCCCATACATTTCCGTCACCATCAGCATCCAACAATTTGCCAATCATACCCATGTTTTTAGGATCTGTTTTAGCTACTTGCGTCACTGAAGTTTTCAACATATCAGACAATTGATCTTCCTGCAAGTTTTTTTCTTTTTGTTGTGCTCCCAACATTCCCATAATCATAGGAGCGGCAATTTGCATCAATGATACAACTTCGGCCATATTCAAACCTGAGTTATTACCCACAAATTTTGCCACCTCAGGTGTTTGTTCCCCCAATACATGACGCAAGATACCGCTACCTTTTCCAGTCATATAGTTGGTAATAAAACTACTCAATCCACTCATAATGCTTCCATCATGATCGTTTTCTACTGCATTGAAGAGAGAAGAAGATCCTTCCTTACTCGCTGCATTGTTCGCCAAAGCAGTGGTAAAAATAGGAATCAATTGACTCAATGCCAACAATGCTTTTTCACGGTCGATGCCCAAAAAAGCAGCAATTTGACCAATAACTTCCCCCCCAAATTTGTCTGTTAAATAGTCTAAAAAATTCATGTTGATTTTATATTTATTTTTGAATGAAAATAATCTTATACTATTGCAGACGATTTTTTACTACAAAAGTAACACAAAGTAGAATGAAATAAGAGTTTCTAAGTTGTAATAAATTGATAATCAATTGTTTTTCTGTTTCCAGAAGGCTTTTCACTATTATTTAACATAGCAATGATTGGGCATTTGACTGCAATGTATTAATTTCGGCACGTTCTTGCAATTGTTTGAATCCAAATGACATGAATTATTTTTCGACTATCATTCTCTTTTTTTGTATTTGCCCTTTTTTGATTGCCCAAAATAATGGTAATGATAAGTTTGTAGCGGACGGCAACGTAATTGTCAATACCAGAGACAGCAGTTCATTTACAAACAGTCATTTTCGGCAATTGGATCAAACCGAAGTGAATCTGCTTTTTAGCTATTATGAGCAAGAAGGCGATCACGCTGCGGTGACAGGCGGTACAGGAAGTGAGGAACTGCACGACCTCGAATTTGGCATTGTTGTCAATATTCCATTGGATAGCATTAGTACGCTCAACTTTGACGGAGGGCTGACCTCCTATACTTCAGCCTCCAATGACCGCATCAATTTTCGGGTATCTTCTGCCTCTCGTCACGAGTTCAGAGGTCGTGTTGAGGCAACATATACCCGACAGCAACTCCCAAAACGCACTTACTACGGACTGAGTGCAGGTTTTTCAGGAGAAGTGGATTACATATCTTCTACCATTGGAGCAAAGTGGGGCATTACTTCTATAGACAACAATCGAAGTTTTGAGGTAGCAGGGAAATATTACTTTGATATATGGGTTTGGCTGATTTATCCCGAAGAATTGAGGTTTAAAAAGTGGGCGGATACCAAAATTCGAGAAACCTATAATTTGTCTTTCGTTTATTCACAAGTGTTAAATCCCCGATTGCAGACTTCACTTTTTGCAGAAGGAGTTTACCAGACGGGCTTATTATCCATTCCTTTTCACCGAGTATATTTTGCCGAAAACAACGAAGTTCGGGTAGAAAACTTACCGAAAGAGCGCTTCAAATTGCCTTTGGGAATCCGTTTGAATTATTATCTCAACGACCTTTTTGTACTGCGAACCTATTATCGGTATTACCGAGATAGTTTTGACATTGAAGGACATACAGCAAGTATTGAAGTTCCTATCCAAATAAATCCTTTTCTATCTTTTGCTCCATTCTATCGCTATCACTACCAAACGGCCTCCAAATATTTCGCCCCCTTCAAAACACATGAATTAGACGCAAATTACTATTCTTCAGACTATGATCTGTCAGCACTCAGCAGCCACAAAGTAGGTTTTGGGATTCGATATGCACCCTTGTATGGAGTAGGGCGTTTCAAAACTCCGTTTGCAGGTGGGAGGAAAGCGACATTATTTGAAGGAGTAGATTTTCGGGCAGCTTATTATCGAAGATCGGATGGATTATCTGCTTTTTTACTAAGTTTGGGTTTGGATTTTTTGATGTAAAACACTACTGAAATATGACTAAAACACAACAAGGCTCTGTTACTACTGCAATAGAAAACAATATTGCCACTATCACCTTTTTTCACCCTTCACACAACTCGCTACCTTCCAAAGTTTTGGCGAACTTATCAACTGCTATCACTGCAATGGGAGAGGACGAATCGGTGATAGTCATAATCTTAAAAAGTGAAGGTGATAGAACCTTTTGTGCGGGTGCAAGTTTCGACGAATTGGCAGCCATCAATGACTTTGAAACAGGTAAAAAATTCTTTATGGGTTTTGCCAATGTTATCAACGCATGCCGCAAATGTCCTAAGTTGATTATCGGACGGGTACAAGGAAAATCCGTTGGAGGAGGCGTTGGACTAGCATCGGCGGTGGATTATTGTTTGGCTACTCAACATGCTGCAATCAAATTGAGTGAGTTGGCGATTGGAATCGGCCCATTTGTGGTGGGGCCTGCCGTAGCCCGAAAAATTGGCGAATCTGCTATGTCTCAATTGGCTATTAATGCTACCGAATGGGAGTCAGCACAGTGGGCAAAAAATAAGGGCTTGTACGCAGAAGTGTATGATAGTGTCGAGAATATGGATGCTGCCATTCAAACACTTGCTACAAAACTTGCGAACTCCAATCCCGAAGCCATGCGTTTGTTGAAGCAAGTTTTTTGGGAAGGAACAGCACATTGGGATAAACTCTTGGCCGAACGTGCGGCAATGAGTGGACACTTGGTATTATCCGATTTTACAAGAAAAGCCATTGCCAAATTTCGTACCTGATACACACCTTACATTCAAGTTATAAGCTTCTCATTTACAAAGTATAGTAGATAAAAATCAAAAGAAAAGAAAAAATATTTGCAGAAATTAACTAAATAGTTTAACTTTGCGGTTAAGATGGCAAAAGACACAGAACAACTAATATTGGAAGCCGCACGACAACAATTTGTGCAGAACGGTTTTGCTGCTACCCGAATGCAAGAAATAGCAGACGAAGCAGGCATCAACAAGGCGATGTTGCACTATTATTTTCGGACCAAAGAGAAATTGTACCAAGAAATCATTGGGCAGATATTGAACACTGTTATTCCTCAATTTGCAAAGGCAATGGAATATCAGGGAACGGTGATGGAAAAAATTGAAGAAGTAGTTCATACCTATATTTCGGTACTTACCGAATATCCCGACATTCCATTTTTCATCATGTCTGAGTTGTCACAAAAACGAGAAAGTTTCATTGTAGAATTGAAAAAACGGGCGCAGTTTTCCCCTGTCATCCTTGCTTTTATGAGTCAAATGCAGCAAGAAATGAACGAAGGTAAGATTCGGAAAATCCCTCCTGTCCATCTATTGTTGAATATTTTGGCTATGTGTGCTTTTCCATTTATGGCAAAACCTATTTTCTGTAACATCATGAATATACCTGAAAACAATTTTGATCAATTGATGCAGCAAAGAAAAGAAGTAATTGTGGACTTTGTGAGAAATGCTTTGGAGGTGAATGAAAGCAATCAAGAGTAGAAAAGTTTTTAAAACTTTTCTATTCTACAAACCCATCTTAAACTTTTTTTTGCTCTAAAATCAACCAAATAGTTAAATAAAAAAGTTGAACTTCAATGATGAATAAATTTGCACTTCAAATAGTACTAATTGTAGCCTTGTGGATGTGTCACTTCAATGGGCTAAATGCACAAACAACCAATAGTTTGTCATTAAAAGAAGCTTATTTATTATTGGAAAAAAACTACCCCAATCTGCAAAATTCAGAATTGCTCAATCAAATTCACCAAAAAGAATTGGAGCAATTAGACATCGCAAAGCTACCTTCAATTTTCCTCAAAGCCGATGCAAGATTGCAGTCTGAAAGTGTCAAGTTGGATGCAGAGGGCAGTACTCCTTTGCCTTTTGATATCAATCAGCCGTTGGTTTCCTTCAAAACGTATGCGGAGGCAAACTATGTGGTATTGGATGGAGGAATGAATGAAGCACAGCGCACATTGAAGGAGGCACAACTAAAGGTAAATCAGCAAAATATTGAAGTCGAACGCTACAAACTTCGAGAGCGCATTAACCAATTGTTTTTGACTATTTCACTTTTGCGAGAACAATCCAAAGTATTTGATATTTCGCTCAAGGACTTGGAGGCAAGGCGGACACAAATTGCAGCAGGCGTAGAATATGGAGTCGTTTTGGAAAGTGAATTAACAAAGCTACAAGTCAAAGAAATGGAGCTGCAATCGCAACAGAATCAGCTCGCTTTTCAGTTGTCAGGAATGATTGGAACGCTTGCTACATTAACGGGAATGGACTTACCTGACAATATAGAATTGGTCTTCCCTGCAATGTCAAAACCTTTAGGAATTCCTTCAATTAATCGTCCTGAACAAGAATACCTTCGATTGCAGCGAGGGCTTATTTTGGCACAATCTGACCTGATTACCGCTGCCCGAAAACCGAAACTCAATGCTTTTGCACAAACGGGATTTGGCTATCCCAACCCCTTGAATATGTTGGACAACAATCCTGCTCCCTTTGCGCTGATTGGTGCGGGCTTTAGTTGGCAAATCACCGACTGGAAAAAGGAAAAGTTGGACAAATCTCTTTTAACCCTTCAAGCCCAGCAACTTCAAAACCAACAAGAAACATTTGATTTTAATCTCCAATCAAAAGAGGCAAATTATTTGGCAAATATCCAACGCATATATGCCCAGATTGAAGCAGATGAGAAAATTGCTGGACTACAAGCAGATATTCTTCAATCTCTGGCAGTGCAATTGGAAGAAGGAGTCATCAATACAACGGAATATATTTTGCAAGTGAATGCGGAATTGCTTGCCCGACAACAGCTCATTGTTCACCAAACCGAATTGCTGCAAACGCAATTGGAGTTTTGGAATGAAAGAGGTAGTTTAGAATGAAAATTAAAATGAGAATAAAAATAAAAAGCATCAACGAAGAATCTAAAAAACAAAATCATGTTCAAATATCTCACATTTTTTTTCCTACTCCTTGCCCTAACAAGTTGCAAGGAAAAAGCCGCAGTTTCAGACGCTTACGGCAATTTTGAAGCGACAACGGTGATGGTTAGTTCAGAATCGAATGGACGTTTGTTGTTTTTGAAAGCAACGGAAGGGGAAACCTTGAAAGCGGGAACTTTGGTGGCGATTGTGGACACAACACAACTACATTTGCAACGCAAACAAATTGAAGCAAGTATGGGCGTTTTGCCCAAAAAACTCCAAACAACCTTTGCGGATATTGAAGTGCTGAACCGCCAAAAAACCAATTTGGTGAGAGAACGAGATAGGGTCAGCCGTTTACTCGCTAAAAAAGCTGCAACTCCCAAGCAGTTGGACGATTTGAATGGGGAAATTGCCGTAGTCGAACAGCGCATCAATGCTATTCAATCCCAAACCAAAACGGCAAATCGTGGAATTTTGGCGGAGAAAGAACCGATGTTGGCACAGATTGCTATGGTGAATGAACAGATTCGCAAGTCCTACATTTACAATCCGATAGATGGAATGGTACTGACCAAATTATCTGAACCTTCGGAGGTGGTAGGTATGGGAACGCCACTGTATCGCATTGGTCAATTGGATACAATGACCTTGCGGATGTATGTGAGTGCGGTGCAATTGCAACAGTTGAAGTTGGGGCAGGAATTGGAGGTGTTGGTGGACAGTGGTGTAGAGGATTTTCGCACATTGAAAGGGACGGTTTCTTGGATTGCGGAACAGGCGGAGTTTACCCCAAAAACGATTCAAACGAAAGAGGATAGAGTGAATTTGGTGTATGCGGTGAAGGTGGAAGTGCCTAATCCCGATGGTTTTTTGAAGATTGGGATGCCTGCGGAGGTGAATTTTGGGAGTGGGGTTGTGATTGGTGATTAGTGAGTTGGGTTGACTTTGTTTTTTGGACAAAATTTCAGCATGACAAAAGCAAAAATCTCTTGATGTCGACGTTCAGTAACCGCTTCAACTGTTGCCAAAATTGGAAATTATTGGCAAAGTTTTGCTAAATAGTGCCTGAACGGAAACTCTCAATCATTTGACTATCAAAACATAACTAATTGTTTAAACAAGCGAACTTTTTGCCTATATTTCACGAAGATTCTATATTCTTGTAATAACTTGTTCCTAATTCATTAGGAATTTATTGAAGGTATTGGTATTCTTGAAAATCCAAAAAAGTTCAAATGATTTTTTGCATCCAATAGTTTGACTGTGAACTCCTTGCAAGATTCCGTTCAGACACTAAATACGCTAAAAAAACTGTGCATCCGTGTCTTTGTGTTCAAAAAATAACAATAACAATAACAATGACTTCAATATCAATCCACAATATTTCCAAATCTTTCGGCAAAACCAAAGCCTTGTCTGACATACAATTTTCGGTAGAGGAGGGACAATTGTTTGGTTTGATTGGGCCTGATGGGGCGGGAAAGTCGACCTTGTTCAAGATATTGACCACCTTGTTGATTCCAGATGAGGGAAGAGCGGAAGTAGTGGGTTTTGATACAGTGAAGGACTTCAAAAAAATCCGCAAAATCATTGGGTATATGCCTGGTAAATTTTCGCTTTACCCCGACTTATCTGTACAGGAAAACCTGCAATTTTTTGCAACGATTTTTGGGACAAGGATTGAGGCGAATTACCATTTGATTGAAGACATTTATGAACAGTTAGTTCCCTTCAAAAAACGGCGAGCGGGGAAATTGTCAGGTGGGATGAAGCAGAAGTTGGCTTTGTGTTGTGCCTTGATTCACAAACCCGAAGTCTTGTTTTTGGACGAACCTACTACGGGGGTGGATTCGGTGAGCCGTGCGGAATTTTGGGAAATGTTGAAGCGATTGAAGCAGCAGGGAATTACCATCCTTGTCAGTACGCCTTATATGGACGAGGCAGCTCTTTGTGAGCGCATTGCCTTGATTCAAACAGGAAATATTCTGCAAATTGACACACCTGAAAATATTACGAATAGTTATCAAAAGCCGTTGTTTGCAGTGCGTTCTGCTGATTTTTACCAACTATTGAAGGATTTACGAGATGCACCTTTTGCGGAAAGGGTTGAGCCTTTTGGAGAATATTTACATTTAACTACAAAAAACTTTGCAATAAAAAGTGAAATTGAAGCTTTTTTGACTTCAAAAGGGCATAAGGAGGTGGAATTGAAGGAGGCGAAAGCAACGATTGAGGATGTGTTTTTGGATTTGATGTGATGGAACGTAGAGTTTTTTTTCTGCACTGGATTTTTGAAATTGAACGGAGAGTGGGAGAGATGGAGAGTTTTTTCTGCACTGGATTTTTGAAATTGAACGCTGAGATGGAGAAGATGAGAGATTTTTTTATGAACGAAAACTTTGTCAACGGTCGCAGACCTCCGATTCAGTCATCGGAGCAGGCTGTGACAAAAGTTGAAGTGGGAACAAAACACTTGATAAATGAAAGCAACACAACAAAAACAAGCTGCAATTACAGCCAAAAACTTGACCAAACGTTTTGGTGATTTTACTGCCGTTGATGCCATCACTTTTGAAGTGGCGCAAGGCGAAATATTCGGTTTTTTGGGAGCGAATGGTGCGGGAAAAACGACGGCTATCAAGATGTTGAATGGTTTGAGCCGTCCAACGGAAGGGGAGGCAACGGTTGCCGGGTTTGATGTGTATAAGCAGACGGAGCGCATCAAGGAGAATATTGGCTATATGAGTCAGCGGTTTAGTTTGTATGAGGATTTGACGGTGGCGGAGAATATTCGTTTTTATGGGGGAATTTATGGGCTTTCTCACAAGCAAATCAAGGTGAAAACAGTCGCAATTGTGGAGCGATTGGATTTGCAGAACCATGTCAAAAAAGTGGTGGGTTCTTTGCCTTTGGGTTGGAAACAACGTTTGGCGTTTTCGGTGGCGAGTGTGCATGAACCGAAAATCATTTTTTTGGATGAGCCTACGGGGGGCGTAGATCCTGCGACTCGCCGACAGTTTTGGGAGATGATTTATGAGGCGGCAAATAGTGGTGTAACCATTTTTGTGACAACGCATTATATGGATGAAGCGGAATATTGTGACCGTATTTCGATTATGGTGGCGGGGCGGATTGAGGCTTTGGGTTCGCCTCGTGCTTTGAAGGAACAATTTGAAGTGGAGACGATGGATGAGGTGTTTTTGAAGTTGGTTCGTGGATAATGTAGGTCTTTTGCTGTTCTTTTTTCTTGACAAAAAAGAACCAAAAAGTCAAGTCTGAATTTCTTGCTTAACGTTCCAAAAGCACGAAAATCCTACACAAAATAAACTCGCTTCGCTCAAACAGAATTTTGTGCTTAACGGATTTTAGCACTTTTTCCACTACAAGAAATAAGGACGGTATTTGAGGAGCAACAAAATATGTGAAATGTTGTGATTGTATTTTAATTTAAATTCAAACGAATGTTAAAGTCTTTCTTTGCTTTTGTCAAAAAGGAGTGGTTGCACATTTTGCGGGATACCCGAACTTTGGTGATTCTGTTTGGGATGCCGATTGCCTTAGTGTTGATATTTGGCTACACGATTACCAACGAGTTCAAAGGGGCTTCGATTGCAGTGATAGATGAGGCGCAAGATGATTTGAGTCAGGCATTGATCGAGCATTTGATGGCATCGGGACATTTTAGTTTGGTCACATTGCCGCCTAATAAAGCAGCTTTGGAGAGGGGTTTTGAAGCGGGAAGGGTGAAAATGGGAGTGGTGATTCCTGCTGATTTTCAGGCGAAATTTTATAGAGACAAACAGGTGACGATTCAATTGATTGCAGATGCTTCTGAACCCAACTATGCGACTACTTTGACGAGTTATGCAAGCCAAATGATTCGGACTTTTCAGCAAGAGCGGTCGGAAATGGAGGCGATGCCTTACCAAATTGACCTCGAATTGCGGATGCTCTACAACCCTAAATTGATTGGTGCTTATACGTTTATTCCTGGTGTGGTGGCTTTGATTTTGATGTTGATTTCGGCGATGATGACTTCCCTGACGATTGCGAAAGAAAAAGAAACAGGCACGATGGATTTGTTGTTGGTTTCACCTTTGCCACCTATGGTCATTATTTTGGGCAAGGTGACTCCTTATATCTTGTTGTCTTTCATAAACGCCTTGGTCGTGTTTGGGATGGGGTATTACATTTTTGACGTACCGATATTGGGGAGTTTGGGCTTGTTGCTGGTGCTTTGTTTGTTGTATTTGGTGGTGTCTTTGGCATTGGGCGTACTGATTTCGACCAAATCGGCTACACAACAAGCGGCTATGATGACCTCCTTGTTTAGTCTCTTGATGCCTACCATGTTGCTGTCAGGGTTCATGTTTCCGATAACGAGTATGCCCACTTTCCTACAATATGTTTCCAAAATTGTGCCTGCCAAATACTTCATTATCATCCAACAAAACATCATGCTGAAGGGAACGGGTTTTGAAGAGATTCTCCATCCGACCTTGGTTTTGGTGTTGATGATGTGCGTGTTGTTGTTAGCAGCATGGAAGAATTTTAAAGTCGTTTATAAATGATAAAGCTACTGTATATCATCCAGAAAGAATTTATCCAAATTTTCCGCAACAAGGCGATTTTGCCACTGATTACGGTCGTTCCGATTGTGCAGTTGATTGTCTTGTCTTTTGCGGCAAGCAATGAGGTGCGGGATGTGCAATTGGCGATTGTGAATCACGATCAATCGGCTTATTCTCGGCAGTTGATTCATAAAATTGAAGTGTCGGACCGATTTATTTTGGCCGCAATGCCGTCCTCCAATAAACAAGCGGATGAGTTGATGCAAAGTGGTTTGGTGGACATTACACTGACGATTCCGCCTCATTTTGAGCGAGATTTTTACAAAAACAAATCAACCGAACTGCAATTGCTCATCAACTCTATCAATGGGCAACAAGCAACTGTTGGAGCGTCTTACCTTTCTGCTATTATTCAATCCTTCAATGGTGAAATTCGGCAAGATGCTGTGCCTCAATTGTTGGTGCAAAAACGCAATCCTTTTTCACAAATCGAAATTGTGAACTCCAATTGGTACAATCCAGACTTGGACTACAAGGATTTTATGGTGCCAGGTATTTTAGGCGAGTTGGTGACGATTTTGGTGATGTTGCTGACGGCCATGAACATCGTGAGAGAGCGAGAAATTGGGACAATCGAGCAAATCAATGTGACTCCTATCAAAAAGTGGCAGTTCATTCTCGGCAAAATGATTCCTTTTTTGGTGATTGGATTGATTTTATTGACAGTTGGATTGACCGCAGGAAAGCTGATATTTGATGTACCAATGCGGGGAAATTTGGGAATTGTGTTTTTGTTTTGTGTGCTGAATTTGA
The Chitinophagales bacterium genome window above contains:
- a CDS encoding DUF3570 domain-containing protein translates to MNYFSTIILFFCICPFLIAQNNGNDKFVADGNVIVNTRDSSSFTNSHFRQLDQTEVNLLFSYYEQEGDHAAVTGGTGSEELHDLEFGIVVNIPLDSISTLNFDGGLTSYTSASNDRINFRVSSASRHEFRGRVEATYTRQQLPKRTYYGLSAGFSGEVDYISSTIGAKWGITSIDNNRSFEVAGKYYFDIWVWLIYPEELRFKKWADTKIRETYNLSFVYSQVLNPRLQTSLFAEGVYQTGLLSIPFHRVYFAENNEVRVENLPKERFKLPLGIRLNYYLNDLFVLRTYYRYYRDSFDIEGHTASIEVPIQINPFLSFAPFYRYHYQTASKYFAPFKTHELDANYYSSDYDLSALSSHKVGFGIRYAPLYGVGRFKTPFAGGRKATLFEGVDFRAAYYRRSDGLSAFLLSLGLDFLM
- a CDS encoding YihY/virulence factor BrkB family protein, encoding MIKNKLSQLKKLSLPGFNGVPIYNVLEFIWREVGRDSIHNRASAAAFNILLASFPTLLLFFSIIAYIPIQDFSTTLLDFVMYLLPLNAQEMARYTIGELIGTSSGSGGLLSLSVLLTLYFASNGVRSLMLALSGRQDTAFYNRSFLRRVLVSINVTLLIFLVTIISVVAILVGQYLINLLINSLHAESSFAVIGLSLLQIITAFLLVYNVIALIYRLAPVVENSKWGYVSPGTILATFCSLLFLKIFGYFVNTFGEFDKLYGSLGALIVLMVCYYGIALMLIIGFELNIGIQNRSKQLV
- a CDS encoding enoyl-CoA hydratase-related protein, whose product is MTKTQQGSVTTAIENNIATITFFHPSHNSLPSKVLANLSTAITAMGEDESVIVIILKSEGDRTFCAGASFDELAAINDFETGKKFFMGFANVINACRKCPKLIIGRVQGKSVGGGVGLASAVDYCLATQHAAIKLSELAIGIGPFVVGPAVARKIGESAMSQLAINATEWESAQWAKNKGLYAEVYDSVENMDAAIQTLATKLANSNPEAMRLLKQVFWEGTAHWDKLLAERAAMSGHLVLSDFTRKAIAKFRT
- a CDS encoding DUF937 domain-containing protein; translation: MNFLDYLTDKFGGEVIGQIAAFLGIDREKALLALSQLIPIFTTALANNAASKEGSSSLFNAVENDHDGSIMSGLSSFITNYMTGKGSGILRHVLGEQTPEVAKFVGNNSGLNMAEVVSLMQIAAPMIMGMLGAQQKEKNLQEDQLSDMLKTSVTQVAKTDPKNMGMIGKLLDADGDGNVWDDVAGMGMSFLKNWMNGRSSQLK
- a CDS encoding ABC transporter ATP-binding protein — encoded protein: MTSISIHNISKSFGKTKALSDIQFSVEEGQLFGLIGPDGAGKSTLFKILTTLLIPDEGRAEVVGFDTVKDFKKIRKIIGYMPGKFSLYPDLSVQENLQFFATIFGTRIEANYHLIEDIYEQLVPFKKRRAGKLSGGMKQKLALCCALIHKPEVLFLDEPTTGVDSVSRAEFWEMLKRLKQQGITILVSTPYMDEAALCERIALIQTGNILQIDTPENITNSYQKPLFAVRSADFYQLLKDLRDAPFAERVEPFGEYLHLTTKNFAIKSEIEAFLTSKGHKEVELKEAKATIEDVFLDLM
- a CDS encoding ABC transporter ATP-binding protein — translated: MKATQQKQAAITAKNLTKRFGDFTAVDAITFEVAQGEIFGFLGANGAGKTTAIKMLNGLSRPTEGEATVAGFDVYKQTERIKENIGYMSQRFSLYEDLTVAENIRFYGGIYGLSHKQIKVKTVAIVERLDLQNHVKKVVGSLPLGWKQRLAFSVASVHEPKIIFLDEPTGGVDPATRRQFWEMIYEAANSGVTIFVTTHYMDEAEYCDRISIMVAGRIEALGSPRALKEQFEVETMDEVFLKLVRG
- a CDS encoding TolC family protein; translation: MMNKFALQIVLIVALWMCHFNGLNAQTTNSLSLKEAYLLLEKNYPNLQNSELLNQIHQKELEQLDIAKLPSIFLKADARLQSESVKLDAEGSTPLPFDINQPLVSFKTYAEANYVVLDGGMNEAQRTLKEAQLKVNQQNIEVERYKLRERINQLFLTISLLREQSKVFDISLKDLEARRTQIAAGVEYGVVLESELTKLQVKEMELQSQQNQLAFQLSGMIGTLATLTGMDLPDNIELVFPAMSKPLGIPSINRPEQEYLRLQRGLILAQSDLITAARKPKLNAFAQTGFGYPNPLNMLDNNPAPFALIGAGFSWQITDWKKEKLDKSLLTLQAQQLQNQQETFDFNLQSKEANYLANIQRIYAQIEADEKIAGLQADILQSLAVQLEEGVINTTEYILQVNAELLARQQLIVHQTELLQTQLEFWNERGSLE
- a CDS encoding ABC transporter permease, which translates into the protein MLKSFFAFVKKEWLHILRDTRTLVILFGMPIALVLIFGYTITNEFKGASIAVIDEAQDDLSQALIEHLMASGHFSLVTLPPNKAALERGFEAGRVKMGVVIPADFQAKFYRDKQVTIQLIADASEPNYATTLTSYASQMIRTFQQERSEMEAMPYQIDLELRMLYNPKLIGAYTFIPGVVALILMLISAMMTSLTIAKEKETGTMDLLLVSPLPPMVIILGKVTPYILLSFINALVVFGMGYYIFDVPILGSLGLLLVLCLLYLVVSLALGVLISTKSATQQAAMMTSLFSLLMPTMLLSGFMFPITSMPTFLQYVSKIVPAKYFIIIQQNIMLKGTGFEEILHPTLVLVLMMCVLLLAAWKNFKVVYK
- a CDS encoding helix-turn-helix domain-containing protein yields the protein MAKDTEQLILEAARQQFVQNGFAATRMQEIADEAGINKAMLHYYFRTKEKLYQEIIGQILNTVIPQFAKAMEYQGTVMEKIEEVVHTYISVLTEYPDIPFFIMSELSQKRESFIVELKKRAQFSPVILAFMSQMQQEMNEGKIRKIPPVHLLLNILAMCAFPFMAKPIFCNIMNIPENNFDQLMQQRKEVIVDFVRNALEVNESNQE
- a CDS encoding HlyD family efflux transporter periplasmic adaptor subunit, whose amino-acid sequence is MFKYLTFFFLLLALTSCKEKAAVSDAYGNFEATTVMVSSESNGRLLFLKATEGETLKAGTLVAIVDTTQLHLQRKQIEASMGVLPKKLQTTFADIEVLNRQKTNLVRERDRVSRLLAKKAATPKQLDDLNGEIAVVEQRINAIQSQTKTANRGILAEKEPMLAQIAMVNEQIRKSYIYNPIDGMVLTKLSEPSEVVGMGTPLYRIGQLDTMTLRMYVSAVQLQQLKLGQELEVLVDSGVEDFRTLKGTVSWIAEQAEFTPKTIQTKEDRVNLVYAVKVEVPNPDGFLKIGMPAEVNFGSGVVIGD